In Candida dubliniensis CD36 chromosome 6, complete sequence, the following are encoded in one genomic region:
- a CDS encoding uncharacterized multidrug transporter, putative (Similar to S. cerevisiae QDR3;~In S. cerevisiae: multidrug transporter of the major facilitator superfamily, required for resistance to quinidine, barban, cisplatin, and bleomycin): MSHHSPNLSPQTSHDNIDVDATSLASTETQQNIQHSQIHPIGHHGREHSEEPQTTTTTPHHTTVDPDPDLGPLGELERDLSSLESQQEQYLSQKPTSTSIKTNKVPLRQRRGLLAQIVLIPEYEDARDYPNKIKYLIVFIIAFASLAGPFGTSVMLPAIDDIVTDLNTNVSTVNVSVGIYLLSLGIFPLWWSSFSERFGRRSVYMVSFTLFVAFSIGTALSPNIASLIILRVLQGGSSASVQAVGAGTIADLFIPQERGQAMGLYYLGPLAGPFLAPILGGAVSQAWGWRATQWLLMIISACSFILITFFLPETLRRVDTIQIAKDLIKSQDNEKPPNDDDDDDDDNISGDEVLPGTELHQVVSNLSRRSSSARSIVTYMEEQENEGPIVDPVMPSISRLTTNKSAYSQRVHQNYVSDELRKTASNLTETKTPQDNKWSSVKTNCYDLLIRPLHSIILLKHPPVVLVISFSAISFAAIYFFNMAISYEYARSPYNFSSVILGLMYIPNSVTYFMASIIGGKWNDRLLNRYAQKHGELLPESRLSWNIVVAIILYPMACLIFGWTIHYREFWVVPLIGTALFGFASMLVIGATVTYLVDSLPGKGATGVALNNLIRQILAAIATFIIEPLLRAIGAGVLFSIIAGILLVSSLVLLYLKKHGAYYRENYDVMDLYAKL, encoded by the coding sequence ATGAGTCATCATAGTCCAAATTTGTCACCTCAAACTAGTCATGACAATATAGATGTAGATGCTACATCTTTGGCATCAACAGAAACGCAACAGAATATTCAACACAGTCAAATACACCCTATAGGTCATCATGGAAGAGAACATCTGGAAGAACCACaaactaccaccaccacaccTCATCATACCACAGTAGATCCTGATCCTGATTTGGGTCCCTTGGGAGAACTAGAAAGAGACTTGTCGTCTTTAGAAtcacaacaagaacaatatCTTAGTCAGAAACCTACATCTACATCAattaaaaccaataaaGTCCCATTAAGACAACGAAGAGGTTTACTTGCACAAATTGTATTGATTCCAGAATATGAAGATGCTAGAGATTATcctaataaaatcaaatatttaattgttttcatAATTGCATTTGCATCATTAGCAGGACCATTTGGAACATCAGTAATGTTACCAgctattgatgatattgtcACTGATTTAAATACTAATGTATCTACAGTAAATGTATCTGTTggtatttatttattatctttagGAATATTTCCCCTTTGGTGGTCATCATTTAGTGAAAGATTTGGTAGAAGAAGTGTTTATATGGTTTCATTTACTTTGTTTGTTGCATTTTCCATTGGTACAGCATTATCACCAAATATTGCTAGTTTGATTATATTAAGAGTACTTCAAGGTGGATCATCAGCAAGTGTTCAAGCCGTGGGAGCAGGTACAATTgctgatttatttattccACAAGAACGTGGACAAGCTATGGGATTATATTATTTGGGTCCATTAGCAGGTCCATTTTTGGCACCAATTTTAGGAGGAGCAGTTTCTCAAGCATGGGGATGGAGAGCTACTCAATGGTTACTTATGATAATTTCTGCTTGTAGTTTTATTCTCATAACATTTTTCTTACCAGAAACTTTACGACGGGTAGATACTATACAAATTGCTAAAGACTTGATAAAAAGCCAAGACAATGAAAAACCTcctaatgatgatgatgatgatgatgatgataatattaGTGGAGATGAAGTTTTACCCGGTACTGAATTACATCAAGtggtttcaaatttgaGTAGAAGATCATCAAGTGCTCGTTCTATTGTTACCTATATGGAAGAACAAGAGAATGAAGGACCAATTGTTGATCCGGTAATGCCCAGTATATCTCGtttaacaacaaacaaatcagCTTATTCACAAAGAGTACATCAAAATTATGTATCTGATGAATTACGGAAAACAGCATCAAATCTAACTGAAACCAAAACACCACAAGATAATAAATGGTCATCAGTGAAAACCAATTGttatgatttattaatacGTCCATTacattcaataatattattaaaacatCCACCAGTCGTTTTAGTGATTTCATTTTCCGCCATATCATTTGCggcaatttattttttcaatatggCGATTTCTTATGAATATGCTCGATCCCcatataatttttcatctGTGATTCTTGGATTAATGTATATACCTAATTCTGTGACTTATTTCATGGCATCTATTATTGGTGGGAAATGGAATGATCGTTTATTAAATCGATATGCTCAAAAACATGGAGAATTACTTCCTGAAAGTAGATTATCTTGGAATATTGTTGTGgcaataatattatatcCTATGGCTTGTTTAATATTTGGTTGGACTATACATTATCGAGAATTTTGGGTGGTACCATTAATTGGTACTGCATTATTTGGATTTGCTTCTATGCTTGTTATAGGGGCTACAGTAACTTATTTGGTTGATTCCTTACCCGGGAAAGGTGCTACTGGAGTAgcattaaataatttaattagaCAAATTTTGGCAGCTATTGCTACATTTATTATCGAACCTTTATTGCGGGCAATTGGTGCTGGTGTTTTATTTAGTATTATTGCTGGGATATTATTGGTGTCTTCTTTAGTATTGCTATATTTGAAGAAACACGGGGCTTATTATAGAGAGAATTATGATGTCATGGATTTATATGCCAAGTTATAG
- a CDS encoding uncharacterized acyltransferase, putative (Similar to S. cerevisiae CST26;~In S. cerevisiae: protein of unknown function, affects chromosome stability when overexpressed): protein MSSRHSLPIVILRTAFITPLFILGCLSIVVTQFLTLLIFKTNPDVKQAIINNTKNHFVILLTYITTIVNPCEIELTIDESTVPNFDHFTVDGSNNLHTMFQPNSILISNHQIYTDWLFLWFLTYTSKFGNSVFIILKDLSKIPVLGYGMKNYNFLFLSRKWEKDKIVLTNQLLEIDANARGLGPANGVELVSTTEKEFTKWPQGSNTNKIWPYELILFPEGTVPSDRTTKKSAEFTASRGLPPLKHVLLPRVRGLFLALKKLKNSVEIVYDITTAYSGLTEDQYGEIEYSLKNFYVKGYGPPKINYYIRGWKLKDIPLGKDVDDIDNIPEEDLKKFEDWLLKLWYDKDRLMNNYYKFGNWDGTEEPKYKTKSIIGGFKLRNQFEIFLPFLVTIATILFLRIAYILIRRIIV from the coding sequence aTGAGTTCTAGACATTCATTGCCTATAGTCATCCTTAGAACTGCTTTCATAACTCCATTGTTTATATTAGGATGTTTAAGCATTGTGGTAACTCAATTTTTaacattattgatttttaaaACCAACCCTGATGTGAAACAAgcaattatcaacaatacaaaaaatcatttcGTTATTTTATTGACCTATATTACAACAATTGTCAATCCATGTGAGATAGAATTAACTATAGATGAATCTACTGTGCCCAATTTTGACCATTTCACGGTAGATggatcaaataatttacatACCATGTTTCaaccaaattcaattttaatttccaatcatcaaatatatACCGATTGGTTATTTTTATGGTTTTTAACTTATACTTCTAAATTTGGTAATTCtgtatttataatattgaaagatTTATCGAAAATTCCTGTGTTAGGATATGGgatgaagaattataattttttattcttaaGTAGAAAATGggaaaaagataaaattgttttaacaaatcaattattagaaattgATGCTAATGCAAGAGGATTGGGACCAGCCAATGGGGTTGAATTGGTAAGTACCACAGAGAAAGAATTTACTAAATGGCCTCAAGGTTCTAATACCAATAAAATTTGGCCATatgaattgatattatttcCAGAAGGTACAGTTCCTTCAGATCGTACAACTAAGAAATCAGCTGAATTTACGGCATCTAGAGGATTACCTCCTTTGAAACATGTATTATTACCTCGAGTAAGAGGTTTATTTTTagctttgaaaaaattgaaaaattccGTGGAAATAGTTTATGATATAACTACAGCTTATTCTGGATTGACTGAAGATCAATATggagaaattgaatattctttgaaaaatttttatgtGAAAGGGTATGGACCACcgaaaattaattattatattagAGGATGGAAATTAAAAGATATTCCATTAGGTAAAGAcgttgatgatattgataatataccagaagaagatttaaagaaatttgaaGATTGGTTATTAAAGTTATGGTATGATAAAGATAgattaatgaataattattataaatttggTAATTGGGATGGTACTGAGGAACcaaaatataaaacaaaatctaTCATTGGTGGTTTCAAATTAAGAaaccaatttgaaatcttCTTACCATTTCTAGTTACAATTGCTACAATTTTATTCTTAAGAATTGCTTATATTTTAATTAGACGAATTATTGTATAG
- a CDS encoding integral membrane protein required for mating, putative (Similar to S. cerevisiae FIG1;~In S. cerevisiae: integral membrane protein required for efficient mating; may participate in or regulate the low affinity Ca2+ influx system, which affects intracellular signaling and cell-cell fusion during mating;~In C. albicans: transcription is opaque-specific, a-specific, and activated by Cph1p or alpha pheromone) has product MILPLKFTIVFTIFIQFIAAALLSFLLLGCIDTSSNYSNVYLLSYKFNQSSPLYDYLSTTTVSTNSSSSTNSTAIDELLSVKIGYMGVCLSSSQKDISCTTYTQLDSFPKFSISILSGHLDLIQLAQSFSSNICHPRILLTTIILTLINLLLLCYCVIPIVPGKSFMKKINTGLSFILLLLWGLGSMLQHQAVISSVEMMHQSSFQLIIGSKGGRAEAMTWTAFSFILIVFLSACLSLWMEVRGRIDQKSPKTHPIFDAKV; this is encoded by the coding sequence ATGATATTACCACTAAAATTCACTATTGTATTCAcaatatttattcaatttatagCTGCAGCTTTATTGAGTTTCTTATTACTAGGATGTATTGACACATCatcaaattattcaaatgtATATTTACTAAGTtataaattcaatcaatcatCTCCATTATATGATTATttgtcaacaacaacagtcAGTACCAATTCAAGTTCATCAACCAATTCTACTGCTAtagatgaattattatcgGTTAAAATCGGATATATGGGTGTATGTTTATCTTCTTCACAAAAAGATATTTCTTGTACCACATATACCCAATTAGATTCATTTCCTAAATTTTCTATATCCATATTATCTGGTCATcttgatttaattcaattagCTCAATCTTTCAGTAGTAATATATGTCATCCAAGAATTTTATTAACCACGATTATTTTaactttaattaatttattattactttgTTATTGTGTTATACCAATTGTTCCAGGGAAATCctttatgaaaaaaattaatacaGGATTATCATTTATATTACTTTTACTATGGGGGTTAGGATCAATGTTACAACATCAAGCAGTTATTAGTTCAGTAGAAATGATGCACCAATCTAGTTTCCAATTAATAATAGGTTCCAAAGGTGGTCGAGCAGAAGCTATGACTTGGACGgcttttagttttattctAATTGTGTTTTTAAGTGCATGTTTATCATTGTGGATGGAGGTTAGAGGAAGAATAGATCAAAAGAGCCCAAAGACGCATCCAATATTTGATGCAAAAGTTTAG